In Armatimonadota bacterium, the genomic window GTGGAGCTTCTTCAGCGAATATCCGCCCTCGATGAATTTCATCGTGAGATAGTCGAGCAATTCGTGGTGGCTGGGCCACTCGCCCTGGTTCCCAAAGTCCTCCGCCGTCTTCACGATGCCGGTGCCAAAGTGCTGTTGCCAAACCCGGTTCACGAACACGCGCATGGTCAGCGGATTGTTCTTATCCACCAGCCATTCGGCTAACCCAAGGCGGTTCAACGGTGCGCCGTCCGGCAGTTTGCCGAGCGCCTCGGGGATGCCTCGGTGGACCTCTTCGCCGCGCAAGTTATACTCGCCCCGGCGCAGAACATAAGCCGGACGGGGCTTATCCATCTCCTGCGCGATCAGGGTTCGCGGGATGGCGGCGTCGATTTTCATCTTTCGGTCGTTTGCCGCCAGGTACTGCTTGGACATCTCGGTCTTCGGACCGGATCGCAGGTACGTCTGCCGCGTGAACAGCGGATCGTTCTTTTGATGCGCCAGTTCGGCGGCGGTCTCGGTCGCGTTGCCGTAGTCGAACACCACGCCGTCGCCACCCAGCGCATTGGTGATCTTCACCACCAGCAGATTCGCACCCTTCTTCAGGTTGAGCTTTACTTCGTCCGTTGGAGTCTGGACGGTTCGTTGAACCTTGTTCGAGTGGACCAGGTCGCCATTCAGCCAAACTTTGATCCCGTCGTCGCTTCCAAAACGCATGGCCAGGGTCCGGTCTTGGTCTTCGGTGAGGGTCGTCCGCAAATAGTTGGAGGAGTTGTCGAGGCTCGCCAACGCGATGGCCGTCGCCCGGACCAGCTTGATCGGGCTCCACTTGTCCGGCTTCACGTCGGTGTCGAACGCCTCGTCGAAACTCTTGTGTCGGAAGGTCTGCGAGACCTCCCACGGGCCCATTTTCGGCGGGACGACGTAGTTCGCCTTCAGCCATTCCTCGGCGGTTTCCAGGCTGACGCCGTCCTCCAGCCGCTTCATTTCCGCCTTGGTGTCGTCCAGCGCCTTCGTCTCCTCCGGCGATGGCACGTACAAATTCGGCATCGGGTTGAGCTCGTTGCCATCTAGCGGCGCGTCCTTGGTCGAATTGAAGAAGGCGAAAAGCTGATAGTAGTTTTTCGTCGTAATCGGGTCGTATTTGTGGTCGTGGCACTTGGCGCATCCGACCGTCATCCCCAGGAACACGGTCGACATCGTATCGACCCGGTCCATCGTGTTTTTGACCAGAAACTCCTCTTCGATGGCGCCGCCCTCGTCGGTGGTCGGATTCATCCGCACGTAACCCGTTGCCACCAGCATGTCGCGCGTCGGGTTCGGCATCAGGTCACCCGCCAGTTGCCAGAGCGTGAATTTGTCGTACGGCATGTCCTCGTTGAAGGCGTTCACCACCCAGTCTCGGTAGGGGTACACCATCCGCTCGTTGTCGAGGTGCAGACCGTGGGTGTCGCCGTACCGAACCGCGTCGAGCCAGTACCGCGCCTGGTTTTCGCCGTACCGCGGGCTGGCCAACAGGCGATCCACCGCCCTGTCATAGGCGCCCGGCTTCTTGTCGCTCTCAAGTTGTTGAAGCTCCTCGGGCGTGGGCAAGAGGCCCGTCAACGATAGGCTTGCGCGGCGGAGTAAGGTGGCCGGATCGGCTTCCTTTTCCAGCTTCAGACCCTTCGGTTCCAGCTTTGCGAGTATGAAATTGTCGATCGGGTTTCGGACCTGATTCTTTGCCTTGACCTTCGGAATCTCGGGCATGACGGGCGGCACAAACGCCCAATGCTTTTCGTATTTCGCGCCCTGGTCGATCCATCGCCGGATGGTCTCGACCTGCTCCTTCGTCAGCGGCTCGACGCCCGAGTCTTTCGGCGGCATGGGGTCGTCGCCCCCGACCGCGATACGGGTCATGATCAGCGAATCTTTCGCGCTTCCCGACTTGATGACCCATTCGCCGTCTCGCTCGCGGGTCGCGTCCTTTTCGTCACTCAGGCGAAGGTTCGCCTTCACTTCCTTGCCGTCGGGTCCGTGGCACCGGAAGCAGTGCTCGCTGAGGATCGGGCGAATATCGCGATTGAAGTCGACCGCCTTAATCGTCTTCGTGGGTTTGCCCTTGTCTTGAGCCGGATTCGCCGCCAAGCCGTAGCCGAGGCAACCGGCTGCCGAGACGAACAAAATGAGGGAGCGGGCCTGCTTCATTGCAACCACCGTGATCTTACGCCGTTTTGAGGCAAAAAGAAAAGGCTTCCAACCTGAATTGGAAGCCTTTCGTCGAATCCCGGTAACTGGGGTTTAGCCTGCGGCTTTGGATGCGCTCGTCGGGTCGATCGAGATGCCGGGGCCCATCGAGGCGCTGACGGTGATCGTTTGAACGTACTTGCCCTTCGCGCTGGACGGCTTGGCTCGCAGAACCGCACCGAAACCGGCGAGGAAGTTCTCCTGAAGCTGAGCGTCGGTGAAGTTGACCTTACCGATCGAAAGGTGGACAACACCCTCCTTGTCGGCGCGGTACTCGATTCGGCTCGCGCTCTTGATTTCCTTGACCGCGTTGCCGATGGCGTTGGTGACGGTGCCGTTTCGCTTGTTCGGCGTTCGAGCGCCAAGCACGCGGCCAATCTTACCAAGCTGAGGGGCCATCTCTTCGGTGGCGAGAAGAACGTCGAACTTGAGGTCCTTGTCGCCGTTCTGAATTCGGGTGATGAGCTCTTCGGCTCCGACCACGTCGGCGCCTGCGCCCTCGGCTTCCTTGGCCAGGTCGCCCTTGGCGAGAACCGCAACGGCTCGCGACTTGCCCGTTCCGTGCGGAAGGGTGGTCAGACCGCGGACGTTCTGATCGCTCTTTCGCGGGTCGATGCCGAGTCGGATCGCGACGTCGACGGACTCCACGAACTTGGCGGTAGCCGTCTTCTTGACCTGGGTCAGAGCTTCTTCGATGGTGAGTAGGTTGTCTTTGTCAACCGTCGCCGCCAGCGCAAAGTAGCGCGGCGAGTGCTTTTCTTTCTTCTTATTCTTTCGCATGGTTCACCTGTGGTTCGCGCGGCCTGTTGGCCTCCCACTAAATTGCGAAGCAATATTGTACCTGAGAAATGGCTTTTAGCTTCTAGCCGCAAGCTTCTAGCTTGTGGCTTGTGGCTTGTGGCTTCTAGCTTGAGGCTATCTTCCTCCCCACCGGCTCGCTTCGTTCGCCATCCACATGAATCCTGCCTTTGTGGCAGGCTCCATTGCGGACCCTCCCCAGGGAGTAGCGTGGTCAATCGGAATTCGAAAGCGGGTTTGCATTAGCTTAAGTCAAGCCGACTAACCGAGATGCCCCTTGAGGAAGGGGCCGGTGAAATTCGAGGTACGAGGATTGAACCGGGGGATAGTTGATAGCTTCGCTTTGGGCCAAGCGCTTACCAGTGCCACCACTTAGCTTTTGCGAGCCTGACCATTAATGATCCTCCCCACGGCTTCACTGCGTTCAGCCACTCCACATGAATCCTCCCCACGACTTCACTACGTTCAGCGACTCCACATGAATCCTGCCTTTGTGGCAGGCTCCATTGCGGACCCTCCCCAGGGAGTAGCTTGGCTATTTGGAAATCGGGGGTGGGCGGTGAACATTTCTGCTTTCAAAATTCGGACTTTTACAAAATGGCGAATTGGTATGAACTTCATCCGAACCTAGTAACTACGCTGCTCCCTGGGGGGAGCCGGTGAGTCGGGCCGTAGGGCGAACCGGAGGGGAGGAGGTTGATCGCATCCGTTCTAGCGGACGTTTTTACCAGTGCCACCGCTGAGCTTTGGCGAGCTTGACCATTAATGATCCTCCCCACGACTTCACTGCGTTCAGCCACTCCACATGAATCCTCCCCACCGCTTCACTACGTTCAGCGACTCCCCCCAGGGAGTAGCTTGGCTATTCCGAAATCAGAGTCGGGCCGACTAGCAAAGATGCCCCTTAGCGAAGGGGCCGGTGAAATTCGAGGCACGAGGATTGAACCGGGGGATAGTTGATAGCTTCGTTTTGGGCCAAGCGCTTACCAGTGCCACGTCTGGCTATGGTGGGCAAGATGCCCACCCTCCCAATGGGATGGCCTCGACTTACAAGGGCTTGCAGCTAGAAGCTAGAAGCTCCCAGCCACTACTTCTTAGGCGGTTCCTCGGGCGGAGGCAGGTGCGGGTTCACCGGCGCCGGAGAGGAAACATTCACGTTAATCGGATTCGGGTTGCCGAGATTCTTGATCTTGTCCACCACGTCGATTCCGAAAACTTCCTTGGCCTGAGTCGCCATGTTCACGAGCGCGCCCATCTGGCTACCGCCTTTGCTTCCACCCGAGACGATCGTCAGTTGCTCGACCGGCGTTGTAGAGATCGAATCGCCGATCGCGCGAATCAACGGCTCTAGCTTCTGAGAAAGCATCATCTCTCGGGCGCTTGGGCCCGCGGCTTCCCACGCCTCCGCCATCGCTCGCAGGGCGTCGCCTCGCGCCTGGCCGTCGGCGATCAGGTTGGCATATTGCGCCTTCGCCTTGGCCTGAGCGGCCTCTGCCGAGGCCTTGGCTGGCTGGACCACTTCGGCATCCAGTTTGTTTCGGACCTGATCGTATCGCGCCGTCTGAACGTTGACTTCGGCCTTCGCCTTGGCCACTTCCGCCGCGACGACCGACAGTTCTTCGGCCACGACCGCCGCTCGTTGGGTGGTCGCATCGACGAGACGTTTTTCGGCGTCCGCCTTAGCGGTTTCGATTTGACCCTGGATAACGGCTCTCTGCTCCTGCTCGCGGTTCTCCGCCGACCGAATGATCGATTCGGCTTTGGCTTTGGCCTCGGCGATTCGTGCCGAGCTAATGACCTCAGCTCCTCGTTTTCGACCCATCGAGTCGAGGTACTTGACCTCATCGTGAACGTTCTGAATCTTGAGCGTATCGACCACGAGCCCGAGGGTCGTCATGTCGGTTTCAACCTCGTGGACCAGCCGCTCGGCAAAGAGAATCTTGTCCTCGTTCACCTGCTCCGGCGTCATCGTGCTGAGTACACCGCGCAGAGATCCCTCCAGCGTGGCCTTGGCGATGGCCATGATTTCTTCGCGCTGCTTGCCAAGAAAGCGCTCGATGGCGTTGTTCAGCACCGGCTCGTGTCCGGCGATCTTGACGTTGGCCACCCCTTGCACCGTCAGCGGTATTCCGCCTTTGCTATAGGCGTTGGACGCGCTCACGTCGATCGGCATGTTGGTCAGGTTGATCCGATCCACACGCTCCAGGAACGGGATTCGGATTCCCCGCCCGCCTTTCACCAGCCGATAGCCGTATTCCCGTGTGCCGTCCTTTCTTCGTCCGCCCGAGAAGATCAACACTTCGTTCGGCGCGCAAATATAGATCAGCGAGGGAAGGCTGAGGAGGAAAATCAGAATGAAGAAAATGATCACGCCAATGACGATTGCGGCTCCGGTCATTTCTTCACCTCCTTAGATTTCCTTTCCGAGGGTGTTTCGGGCTCTCCAGAGTTCGAGTCGGGGGCGGTGCCGTGGAGGATTTGGGGAACGTCGATTCCGACCGTATCCCGAACGCTGGCGAGGATCGCGTGGAAGATCGCCGGATAGGACGCAACGTAATTCGTCAGCGCTTGCCCATCGCCCGAATCCACGAGCTTGACGGTGCCGATTTTGACCTTCTTGACCGTGTCGGTGGTTGCCTTCAATATCTTCTCCAAGTCGTCCATCACCGCGATGTTCATCGCCGCTGGCCCCGCATCTCGCCACGCCGAATGGAGCGCTTCGAGAGCTTGTCCGGCGGCAAGGCCGCGCTCTCTCACACTCGCTGCATCGCCCTTTGCTGAGTACTCGCGGGCCACCTTTTCGGCTTCCGCGGGCAAAATCTCGTCGACCTTCAATCGAAGCGCCTCGACCTGGGATCGAATCTGCTGAAGCTCCTGCTCGGCCTTGGCTCGGGCCTCGCGGGCCGCCGCTTTCGTGGTTTCCTGTTCGGCCGTCACTTTGGCTTCCAAGTCCGCCTGAATGGTTCGAAGTTCGTTTCGCATTTTGGCGATGGCGGCGTCGGCGGTGGCTTCAGCGACTTTGGCTTTTGCCAATTCTTCGCTCTCAATTTTTTCTGCTTGCCGTTTGGCGTCCGATTCGGCGATTTCGGCGTCGCGGATGATATTGGCGATCGCTTCTCGTCCGATGGAGTCCAGGTAGTGGCTCTCATCGCTGACGTGCTGAATCTTGAACGTATCGAGGTGCAATCCGAGCTTCTTGAGGTCGAGCTCGGACTCATTGCTCAGCTCTTCGGCAAATTTCAGTCGATCCTCGTTGATCTGCTCCGGAGTGAGCCGAGCCAAAACACCCCGCAGGTGCCCTTCCAGCGTTTCCTTCGAGACCTTGCCGATGGCGGTTGGCGGCTGGCCGAGAAAACGTTCGATCGCGTTGCCCATCACCGCCGAATTGCTCGAGACCTTCACGTTCGCGACCGCCTCGACATTGAGCGCGATTCCGCCCTGAGAGTAAGCGCCGCGAATCGAAATCGGAACCTCGAACGTGTTCAGGTTCATTCGGTCCACCCGCTCCAAAATCGGCACTCGCCAGCCTCGCCCTCCGAACACCACTCGGAAACCGCGAATTGAACCATCAGGCTGTTTGTGGCGGCGACCCGAGAAGATGAGGGCTTCGTTCGGCGGGCAGATATAGAGCAACGACCGCAGAAAGATGTAGAAAACGAGGAACGCGACGATGAGAAAGACCGCAAGATACAGCCCCGACAGAACCTCGGCGGGCATCGTCCCTCCCCCCACTTGAGAAAAAGTATAGAAAATGTTCATTGTCTTTAGCTTAGGACCTCGTCCTGAGAAATCACTTCCAGGGTGTCGCCTTCGACACCAACAACGATCACCGGCGAACCCGGCATGATCTCGGCAGTTGGACTGCTCGCCTTTGCGAAGATCTCGAGTACTTCGTCTTGACGGTTCAGTCGAACCTTACCCCGCGATTCCGGTCGGATCGGCACCGTGACGCTCCCGGTATGCCCCAAAAGGCTCTCCAACCGGTAGTCGCTGGTCGTCTCGGCCCGCCGAAGCAGGTACCGCGTGGCCGTACTGACCACCAGGCCCGTGAGAGCGCCGGTCACGATCGCCAACACGAGCGTATTGGGCACGCTCGCCAACGTGCAGAGGATGCCCGCCAACCCGAAGCTCCCCAGACCGTAGATCCAGAAGCGCGGGCTGAGAAATGGTATCCAAATCGGATTCTCCCCGTCGACCGTGTCGTGGTCGCCGAAGGAATGATCAAGATTGCCGGCTACGAGCCCAAAGACCAGGATCGCGATTCCAACTAGGAAAGCGGCTACGTAAATGGCAACCATTCATCAAATAGTACGACTTTTGGCCTAACAGGTTGCGAAGAATCTGGGACCTATCGCTTAGCGACCTCCCAGAAGAGGTAGTCGGTATCGACCGTCTCCCCGCCCAATTCGTCGACGAGCAGCGCCACCTGTCCCCGATGGTAGAACGCGTGGCCAACCAACTGCGTCAACTGAGTCTCGATCCGCAAGATGTAGTGCGTCCCGTCTCCGCCCTGAAACTCAAAGTTTTTCGGCAAGTCCTCGTCCTTCAACCGCTCCAAATATTCCGTCCATTGACGCTCGATTCGCTGGTATCGCGGACGCAAACCGCCAAGCTCAAAGTGATCGACAAACCAATCGGTTTGGTTCTCGCCGTCCGAATCCATCCGGTCCAGCCAGTTCTCGCGGCAGGCGGCCAAGTGCGCGGCGAGGCAGACGGCGCGGACAAAACGAGGGTCCTCGTGCCGTTCGAACGGCACCGACTCGATCATTTCGATCATTCGGAGATTGGCGGCCTTCTCGTGCTCGTACCAATGGCGAAAACGGTCGATCATGCCGACCATTTTACATAAAATGTAGAAAAATGTCTACCTTATTATTTTCGTGGATAGGCGTTGGTTGAAAATGTTCTCTCCACATCGGTTTGTGCCCCGTGGCTAATCCGTCATTCCGAAAGCTTGTCGTCTATCCCTCGGTTCGATTCTCTCACCGATCCCTTCGCCAAGGGATAGCCTTGTTTGACCGAGGCATTCGTCTTCTAGTCCTGCCCGCCGGCTCGCTTCTCTCGCCTTCCACATGAATCCTCCCCACCGCTTCACTACGTTCAGCGACTCCCCCCAGGGAGTAGCTTGGCTATTTGGAAATCGGGGGTGGGCGGTGAACATTTCAGCCTCAAGAGTCAGGCTCAAACAAAGTAGGTGAGTAGGTATCAACTCACTTCAAGCCTAGTAACTACGCTGCTCCCTGGGGAGGGTCCGCATGAATCCTGCCACAACGGCAGGATTCATGTGGAGCCGGTGAGTCGGGCTGTAGGGCGAACCGGAGGGGAGGAGGCTGATCAGTCACCTACCAACAATGGTAAATCCCAGCTTCGCCTTCCTTCGTCCTCCTACTTCGGACTTCGGCCGACAAGCACGCGTCTTTGCCAACTTTGGTGGGCAGGATGCCCACCTTCCCAGTGGGCTGACCTCCCTTTGACTTCGACATGAATCCTGCCTTTGCGGCAGGCTCCATTGCGGACCCTCCCTGTGGAGTAGCGTGGTTCTTCGGAAATCGATGGTGAGGCGGTGTGCCGTTCAGTCTCCGATCTGGCATCAACTCGAATCGGGCCGACAACCCTAGATGCTCCTTGAGGAAGGAGCCGGTGAATGAAATGAACCGGGGGATAGGCGGCTGCCTCGTCTTTGGTCCAACCACTTACCTGGACCACCCATTTCCAGCCTAGCAACCAAGCCGACGACGACTAGTCGCCGTATTCAACGTCGACCACGAAGGGCGCTCGCTTCTTCTCCAGGAACGCGGAAATCCCCGCCTGGCCCTCGTCGCTCACGCGGGCTTCGGCCAGCCGCCGCGCCGTCTCTTCCGCCGTCAGCGGAGCATCGTTCACCAACCGCTTAGCCCCCGCCACCGCTTGCGGACCCGAGCCCAGAATCGCCCGGACCTTCGTGTTGACCGCCGCCGACATACCCGCCGACG contains:
- a CDS encoding DUF1553 domain-containing protein, with product MKQARSLILFVSAAGCLGYGLAANPAQDKGKPTKTIKAVDFNRDIRPILSEHCFRCHGPDGKEVKANLRLSDEKDATRERDGEWVIKSGSAKDSLIMTRIAVGGDDPMPPKDSGVEPLTKEQVETIRRWIDQGAKYEKHWAFVPPVMPEIPKVKAKNQVRNPIDNFILAKLEPKGLKLEKEADPATLLRRASLSLTGLLPTPEELQQLESDKKPGAYDRAVDRLLASPRYGENQARYWLDAVRYGDTHGLHLDNERMVYPYRDWVVNAFNEDMPYDKFTLWQLAGDLMPNPTRDMLVATGYVRMNPTTDEGGAIEEEFLVKNTMDRVDTMSTVFLGMTVGCAKCHDHKYDPITTKNYYQLFAFFNSTKDAPLDGNELNPMPNLYVPSPEETKALDDTKAEMKRLEDGVSLETAEEWLKANYVVPPKMGPWEVSQTFRHKSFDEAFDTDVKPDKWSPIKLVRATAIALASLDNSSNYLRTTLTEDQDRTLAMRFGSDDGIKVWLNGDLVHSNKVQRTVQTPTDEVKLNLKKGANLLVVKITNALGGDGVVFDYGNATETAAELAHQKNDPLFTRQTYLRSGPKTEMSKQYLAANDRKMKIDAAIPRTLIAQEMDKPRPAYVLRRGEYNLRGEEVHRGIPEALGKLPDGAPLNRLGLAEWLVDKNNPLTMRVFVNRVWQQHFGTGIVKTAEDFGNQGEWPSHHELLDYLTMKFIEGGYSLKKLHKLILTSAAFRQQSVVTAEKEKIDPENRLISHGPRFRLDAEVLRDQVLQVSGLLVNREGGRGFHPYQPAGLWEEVAFDSSTTAHYTQDTDSGIYRRTLYLFWKRTSPHPMMLNFDAPEREACVVRRQRTNTPLQALTAMNEPAFVESARVFGERIVKTKKTDDERLKFAYQWALGREPSKVESQILLQSAKRYEQMYQANPADAEKLCSSGLAPQAPGLPKSDVAAWTMIANTIFNLDEFLTQH
- a CDS encoding 50S ribosomal protein L1; its protein translation is MRKNKKKEKHSPRYFALAATVDKDNLLTIEEALTQVKKTATAKFVESVDVAIRLGIDPRKSDQNVRGLTTLPHGTGKSRAVAVLAKGDLAKEAEGAGADVVGAEELITRIQNGDKDLKFDVLLATEEMAPQLGKIGRVLGARTPNKRNGTVTNAIGNAVKEIKSASRIEYRADKEGVVHLSIGKVNFTDAQLQENFLAGFGAVLRAKPSSAKGKYVQTITVSASMGPGISIDPTSASKAAG
- a CDS encoding flotillin family protein translates to MTGAAIVIGVIIFFILIFLLSLPSLIYICAPNEVLIFSGGRRKDGTREYGYRLVKGGRGIRIPFLERVDRINLTNMPIDVSASNAYSKGGIPLTVQGVANVKIAGHEPVLNNAIERFLGKQREEIMAIAKATLEGSLRGVLSTMTPEQVNEDKILFAERLVHEVETDMTTLGLVVDTLKIQNVHDEVKYLDSMGRKRGAEVISSARIAEAKAKAESIIRSAENREQEQRAVIQGQIETAKADAEKRLVDATTQRAAVVAEELSVVAAEVAKAKAEVNVQTARYDQVRNKLDAEVVQPAKASAEAAQAKAKAQYANLIADGQARGDALRAMAEAWEAAGPSAREMMLSQKLEPLIRAIGDSISTTPVEQLTIVSGGSKGGSQMGALVNMATQAKEVFGIDVVDKIKNLGNPNPINVNVSSPAPVNPHLPPPEEPPKK
- a CDS encoding flotillin family protein, which gives rise to MNIFYTFSQVGGGTMPAEVLSGLYLAVFLIVAFLVFYIFLRSLLYICPPNEALIFSGRRHKQPDGSIRGFRVVFGGRGWRVPILERVDRMNLNTFEVPISIRGAYSQGGIALNVEAVANVKVSSNSAVMGNAIERFLGQPPTAIGKVSKETLEGHLRGVLARLTPEQINEDRLKFAEELSNESELDLKKLGLHLDTFKIQHVSDESHYLDSIGREAIANIIRDAEIAESDAKRQAEKIESEELAKAKVAEATADAAIAKMRNELRTIQADLEAKVTAEQETTKAAAREARAKAEQELQQIRSQVEALRLKVDEILPAEAEKVAREYSAKGDAASVRERGLAAGQALEALHSAWRDAGPAAMNIAVMDDLEKILKATTDTVKKVKIGTVKLVDSGDGQALTNYVASYPAIFHAILASVRDTVGIDVPQILHGTAPDSNSGEPETPSERKSKEVKK